The sequence GAGGGTGTTGGATGGGACCATAGAATCTGTTGGAATGCAGTACAAGAACTCGCAGCTTGGGTTATTTCCCCAACCAAAAGGGAAAGGTATCAAAGATCTTGTTCTTCCCAAGGTCTAGAACCTCTAGTGATGTGCAATTCGCCAATGATCTAGGTACTTGCCCTTCTAATATGTTCCCATTCATTTTGAGTGTCCTCAAGCTGCTAGTATTTGTAAAATTTTGAGGCATTCCATGAAATCTATTCCCTTGTACATCCAACACTGAGAGAGTGCTAATGTTACCTAGACATTCCGGAATTGAGCCACTCAAGTTGTTGTGAGAGGCATCAAAAACTTGTAGATCACTCAATTTGCATATTGACTCAGGGATTTCTCCAACAAAGCTATTATTCGAAATTCAAAAGAATGTGACAGATGATGCGGGAATTTGAAGAGACCCTTTTAGCTTGTTGTTGCGGAGATCTAGAGTACTTAAGCTACTTGAGTCAAAATTTAGGAGTAGTGGTCGCTCCAAAGTATTTAGAGAGTTGTATGAAagattcaaataaaataaaccttCCTTCCATATCCAACTTGGTACATGTCCTTGGATTTGGTTGTTTGAAAGGTCTAATTCCCACAAATGCTCTTGAGTTCTCAAAAAGTTGGGGAATTCTTTGATGTGGCAAGATCCCAACCGCAATTCGTAAAGCTGAGGACGAAAAGAAGAACTAGTGTTGCCAAATTCAAGTGACAATAGGTTGTTGTTTGACaggtcaagaaaaaaaaggtccTCAAGGTTCCCAAACATGTCCTCCAGCTTTACAGTGCCACTAAAATCGTTGGAGCTCAGATAGAGGGACTGAAGACTTGAGAATTGAGAAATTGATTTTGGTATTTGTCCATTCAATTTGTTTCCACTCAAATCCATGAAttccaatgatgatgatgaaagagATGAATTATGAAACAACTGATCAAGTCGACCAGTAAGCTGATTATTGGATAGATCTAATTCGTACAATGATGGGAGTGTAAATAGAGAAGAATGGATTGTCCCGTCAAGAAGATTGTTAGACAAAAACAATTTTGTAAGATTTGGAACGTTGTCTTTATTAAACACAGGGACTGAACCGGTAAAACTATTGTGGGAAAGGTCTAGCTCAGTTAGTTGGGTGAGATTGGTTAAAAAAGGTGAAACCAATCTGGAGAAATGACAACCACCAAGTTGTAAATCACCAAGTCGTAATGTTTTCAAAAACCTAAGATTTCGAATAGAATCTGGAATCGCTCCTGAAAAGTTTGTCCGATAGAGCGATATGTACTGAAAGGCATTGTTAAGTGGAAAATCTGGCAATTGACCATTTAGGAGAAGATTGATTGACACATCAAGGATCTCAAGATTGGGTAGCCGAAAAAGACTGTTGGGGAACTCTCCATACAATCCACAATCTCTTAGACTAAGAGTCTTCAAATGAGAGAAATTGGCGGGTAAGAAGTTGGGTACTTCAAGAGAAAGATTATAGTTTTCATCAAATCGGAGCTCCTCGAGGAAGACAAGCTGCGAGAAAGAAGGGTGAATGGGACTTGAAAGACCACAGTTAATCAAACTCAATGCACGGAGGTTGGGAAGAGACTGCGGCAAGACCTGAGACCAATGATCGCTGCTTCCCTGTGTAGGACTAGGACTAGAGAGGTCTACACCATCAAGGTATAGTTCCACAAGAGATGTCAGATTCTGGATCAACTCCTTAAGGTTTGGTCTTTCCAGTTTTGCATAATCAGAGAAGTAGGAGAGATCAAGAGAAACCAACCTTGTTAGGCGTGAGAATTCCCAGGGTATCTGGCCGTAGAAATTGGAATGGGAGAGGTCGAGATGTGTCAAGCTTGGAAGACGATCAAACTCAGATGGGATAGGAGCCAACTTGAAGTCCTTGTAAGCAAGGTTGAGcctttggagatgatggaggccaAAGAGGCTGCTGTTGGAATAGATAGGTCCTGAAAGCTTGTAACTGAACAAGTAGGGATCAGAGCTCAAGTCGAGACCAATCACATAACCAATGGTGACGTTGCAAGTGACGCCATCCCATGAGCAACAATCTGTTTCTGGTTCCCATGAACTGAAGGAAATGTTGTCTGTGATGAACTCTTGTTGGAATTGCAAGAGAGCAGATTTCTGTTCATGTTGGCAAATATGGCTTTCTTGAGCTGCTTGGATCTGAGGCAAAAGCAATagtaggaggaagaagaagaagctcaagATAAGGAGAAGATGAGCGAAGGGGAGAATTCCCATTCTAATTAGgattaatggaaaaataataataataataataataataagtggaGATAGCCAGGTAGAACAGGAACTAGAATCTCATGATTCAATAACGAAACAATCGACAAAGTCAAAAACAGAGGGAGTCATCATCTGAGTTTTTTCCAACCCATGAATTACTTCAATGACTCGATGCGTCAATGCTCAGTCTTGGTCCTCCACAATGCATGACTCCTTATTCTAACCCATGAATTACTCCAACGACTCAATGCGTCAATGCTCAATCTTCGTCCTCCACAATGCATGAGTCCTTATCAACGGTATTAGAATTATTTCCCCACACAGTGTGGTCGACGCAATTAGAAAATCGACCACGTGATATAACAAGATATTTTTCTACAGAGGCACCCTATTCCattgtttcaaaaattggaatctAATCAGTCAAATTGGGTGATTCATATCAGAAATGGCCAGTGGCCATCCCGATTTTAGATGTTCCGTTCCAACCAACTCCAGGGTTTTTCTCATTGGATCCTAGGTTTTCTTCATGGTCATGTTAATTCAATTATGCAATATGATCAATCAATGAAATTACACATGCCAAACTGAACATGATCAATCAATGAAATTACACATGCCAAACTGAACGTTCCCCTTCTATCTCAAGTGATAATATGCCTTCATCACTCTATGTTGTTGATTGATTTGGtcaaaaaatattctcaaattgtctataaaaaaaaaaaaaaaaaaacttttctcaAATTGACAATGAAACAATGACATATATCTACATCAATCTAAGGAGGtaacgtagttggtgagcaacgaacttaaTACGAGCTGTAAATACATGCTGTTGTGGAATCAATATGCAGGCTCAAGGCCTAGACACTCATcattagcaaaagaaaataaataacataTGTCTCTATCCATGAAAATTTCAACATTGacaaataaaaatgatttatttgttttaatttttctgaTGTGATTATTGTAGGTTTAGCTATTTTGATTAGAGGGACTGTATTTAGAGTTTTCGGACCCACAAATATATTATTCATTTGTGCTTTTGAAATATAACTATAGAAGAAGATAATAGAATCTTATATTATTCAACACCCGTTGAGTAATCCAAGGACAATAAAACAAGAAGTCAATCATGGAGGCAGAATGTACTACTCTGTCAAAGGATACTCTTGTACCAAGAATCGGATCGGCTTGGCATCTCCGAGGTATCCGTCTTCTTAGATTGCCTCTCTCTTATCATGTGCTTGAATCCTGTTCTTCTCGCTTCCCTTCGTCTATTTTGTGTATTGTCCAGGATATTCTTATGATGAAGTCTTCATTCTCCTTATGTAATTTCATACATGTCAATAGAGTTAGGAATGGGATGGCCCATGCTGTCTTTAAGTGGGCGATTTCCCATCCTCGTAGTGCGTCCTGGGAATTTCCTTATCCGGAGGAACTCTTGGACATTGTTTTGCCCTTTTTGCCTCGGCTCAATGAATAGATTTGTCTTcgtaccaaaaacaaaagatcTTGTGGATTTAGTGCATAGTATCGTGGTGGGTATTATCTATTCTAAAAACCGATAAGATATCAATACGGGTTGATAACATAATAATTAGATTTTACAATCTTACATAAGAACTCCTATACAacttatgataaaaaaaaattaaaaagctaaaattttaactttattattattattattattattattattattattattattattattattattattattttaagtttAAGGGCTTATCGTTTATTAGGGGTCAAGTACATACCCACGGAGGAGACAACAGGGGTCCATGGCTACACTTCTTAGAAAACAAGGAAATTGATGCAAACCAAGCACCAATGCACTTGGAAGGAGTTGATCAAGTGACCAACCCTCAAGTAGTAACTCCATTGATCACATTATACTTTGCCAGGCCAAGGCCTAAGTGTACAGCTTTATGTTTTTGGTATCACCCTCTCTTCAATCATCTGATAGATTCCAtttaaaaaatacatgatctacAAGTCTTCAATTGTTAAAAATATCTAATCCATGGTGAGTCAGGGTTAAGGTTAActatcaaaatttaattttacgaaaaaaaagaaaaatcagtgacattctctctctctctctctctctctctctctctctctctctctctctctctctctctctctcctttgattTCCCAATACTTCTCCAATTAATCTAGTCATTCCCTTTCTATggtttctctttcccttcttactTCTCTGTGATCTAATCAGGAAATTAAAACTCCTCTACAATTCAATCATATAAAACAGAAGCAAAATCGCATCAGCCCATCATGATGAGGGCCACCACATCCAAGTACATTTGGCAATTCAAATTTTGGTCCTCCAATAGACTCCAACCTTTATCCAATTGTAAATAATTTCAATCCAAAGAGAGATACTacagatggaaaaaaaaaaaaaatagtatgatCAAAGAGATAATGTAAGAGCAAAATGGTCCAACAAAGAAATTAAGTGGAGCTAGCAGATAGGTTCCCTATTTATCAACAAAGATAAGGTGTGCGTGTTCAATAAGCTATATGTTGACTCTCCATTCATAGAAATTAATATTTCATAGAAAAGAAGATAATAGAACCTTATGATTCAACAAAAAAACAACCATCAAATTAATAGACAGAGAGGGAGTGATCATCTGAGTCTTTTCCAACCCATGAATTACTCCGACGACTCAACACGTCAATGCTCGGTCTTGGTCTATCGTGCATGAGTCCTTATCAAAGATTTTAGAATTATCTCCCCTCAGAGTATGATCGACGCCATAAGAAAATCAACCACACAATATAGCAAACATATTTTTCTACAGAGCCACCCTATACAgttgtttcaaaaattggaatttgATCAGTCAAATTGGGTGACTCAGATTAAAATTGGCCAGTGAGCAATCTAGATTTTAGATGTTCCAATCCAGCAAACTCTATAAGTTTTCTCATGGGATCTTATATGATTCAGCATGCGAAGAGTCATCCAAGAACAAGAAGACAAGAAGTTGTCATGGAGGCTGAATGCACTATGCCAAAGGAGACTATTGAACCAAGCATCGGATCCGTGGATTTGAATCGGGTATTGGTTATTCCAGAAACCGAAATGATACCACCCGTATTGAAAtcataaaaattacattttataAATCTCTACATTGGAATTCTTAGACATTTTATGAtcgaaaaattaaaatttatggtACCACCCTTTATTCATCTGATAGATTCCATTTAGAGAATATAATATGAATTATATTTTCGCTAAAAATCATTTATATGAAAGAAGACCAGAACGCAGACAAATATCTAGTCGTTATGATTAAGGTTCATTATTAAAATTTAATCAATAACATTTTACATGgttaagtctctctctctctccctccttcctttttttccccaatACTTTTCCAATTACTCGTCTTCCCTTCGTACTTTCTATCCATTCTATGTTGTGAAGAAAATTGGGTTTTTTCTTCCCCCATCACAACCTTTATTATTCTAGCGTCTCCTTTAATTGCTTTGGGTCCTGTGttgatttgataaaaaaatcctTTGCGAGAAGGTAGTGAGTGACAATGAAGATCCAACGACTGGAATGCATACCAGGGCACTTCTAAGCTATTGAAATTGTCACTCACCACTCGCCACTCACCATAATGGATTTGAACCTTATTTATCTAATAAAAGACAAAGCCAATATAAAGGAAGGACTATGGGCCTAACCAGTTAAACCCCTAATATGATTAATTCTAAATTCtggtttagcaaaaaaaaaaaaaaaaaaaaactctaaattCTGTTAAAActttatattttcaattaaataaaaagtttattatttttaaatctaaaaatcCTAGTCAATGTTTAGCTTAAAAAAATATCCTAATCAATCCTAAGCTTAAAAAATTTCTGGACAACTGCTATTTAACAAGAAATAGACTTCAGAACATGGTTCAAGGAATTGGAATCGGAGTCAGAATCGTAATTGATATTAAATTGCATAAATCAAGTGATTCATATCGAAAGCATGCAGCGATACTAATTCGAGGCCGATCCTATACCATAGGACTGAAGGAAGAATTataaaatcaaatccaattATTCCCTAAAAGAAAACCATAGTAACTGAGCAAGACCAAAGTTTTAAAATCATTTTCTGGAGTTCAAGAGAACAGAGAGTACATAATGTGCTCTGTTTTGATGTGTTAAGTTTAGTTAATTGGAATTGGACGCCAGTTGTTAAGTTATTTCTTCAAAAGTAAAGTATCCATTTTCTTGATAAAATTTTTGCCAGCAAAGCGTGACTATGTAGAATTTTTACCAGCATGTTGGTGATAAAATTTTCACCAGCAAGTTTCTAATATCCACCATCTATTCGTATGGTAGATTCCACCCTAAAATATATCATGATCTACAAATATTCAATGGTGATATTCTCACTACGATTGGTATTTTCCGTATCAAGAAAAGAACTAGCAAAATCTCATAATTTATGATCAATTTattcaatattttctttttttttttaggaaaaattatcACAATGATAATCCACATGTTACTTTGTCTATTTAGTAAAATGAGGCAAAAGCAAGTACTTGAGagaaagtctctctctctctctctcatatagaTCCATTGAGATAGTACCAACTCAACACTCTATGTTGACTGATTAGTCTCAAACTTGTCTCAAATTAAAAATAGCCTTAAGTTGAAAATGACACTATGGAAATTTTGATAGTTTGAAATTTCAACATTGACGAGTGAAGACTCAATTATTTTTCTTGGTGCAGTTTTTGAAAATCTAGCTAATTTGATTAGGGGAACCATATATAGATTTCTTCGATCCCACAAATCTATTTCCAATTTGTCATTTTGTAATGTAGCTATAGAAAAAAGATAATAGAATCTTATGATTGAACACAGGTAAAATCAtcctaaggaaaaaaaaagaaaaagaaaatcatcgAGTCATCATCTCAAGTCTTTTCCATCCCATGAACTACTCCAAGGACCTAAAGCGTCAATGCTCAGTCTTGGTCCACAATGCATGAATCCTTATCAATGGTTTTAGAATTATCTCCCCTCAAAGTATAATCCACAATATCCGAAAATTGACCACATGATTCAACAAGATATTTTTCTACAGTGGCACCCTATACTACtgtttaaataattgaaatcCAATCAgtcaaattgatcaatttggatcaaaattggtAAATGATCGATCCCAATTTTAGATGTTTTGGTCCAGCCAATTCAAGGCTCATTGGATTGCTGGGTTTTCAGACTTGAGGGGGGAATTCTAGAGTTTCTGAGATCGATATTaatttggatcaaaatcaatattgattAATTCAATTCCCGAttacaattttcatttttcgaCACGGAGCAATTAGATTGGATGAGAAAATCAAACTGGAAGTGATCCCCTTTTATCTTCAGAGATGATACACATCCAACACGCTACTAATCACAAGCTTGGTCTCAGATTCAAAATGAATTAATGAAACATCATCAATCAtggaaatttttataatttgatgACTTATTTTTTCTATCTTTGATCAAAagtctatatatatttttttattgagtttTTCAATATTCCCAAAtctgttttccatttttcttttatgaaatgtAGTCATAGAAGATAATAGATAAGTTACTACTCAAAGCATCGATGCTTAGCACTCTTGGACCAAGCAATCGGATCAGGTACGTACAGATCTCGTACATAAAATCCCCTCATAAGTTGGATCAAGGCAATCAGACGATCAACCACAAGAATACAAGATATTTTCTGTGGACcccaagcttttttttttcacatctcAAGTTTCAACCCAGATAGAGTTGGCCAAGTGACGAATCAAAGCATTGAACAAATTCAAGAGCCTATCAAAGCTACATAAACATACATGAGATGGTATgtaattgaatttgaatatgaaatttaaaatgtagcATATTTAGGTCATACCATGATAGACAATGATTTAAACTGCCAAATAATTTCACCATGCAGAAAAATCAATGGTGCCTTCTAAATAACCACACTAGATGTGCTTGACTATAGGAAAGCTCTTGGCGTATCTGTACGCAGAAATTTGTAGAAATATTTACCAACAAAAAGGAATGCTAGCATCTCTAGTTTCTCACCTTGTGGTGGCATATCATCATTGCTATCTTTGCATTTCCTTGATAAGAAAAAACCACATAATCCTGAATTCTCATTGTAAGAAGTGTTTGAAAGTGTCTCCAATTGATTAATTGCCCTGTGGTATGGGTCCCTCAAGatgattttgggagagattcaagaattcaagaaatGTAAGATTCTTAAGTTGCGAAGGGACCTGGCCCAAGAGCTGGTTTCGTGAAAGATCCAATGATTGAAGCTTTGACATATTTTCAATTGATGATGGTATTTGACCGGTTAAGTCATTGTGAGACAAGTTAAGAAGCACATGATGTGAGCTCTCCAATCAATTTTGAAATCTCCCCCTGGAATCTCTTGTTGGATAGATTGAGAGTTGTGTAGATGGTCAAGATCCTCTCTAGCTCCATTTCTAGCCCATTGTTCATGATTGTCACCGAGTCTCTGTAGTAGGAATTTCCAAAGTACTCTTCAATGTACTCTGGATTCGTTTTGTATTCATTTTTCAGAACCATTGTCCTCAAGCTTTGAAAGTATTCAGTTGACAAATAACCTGTAACTCTATTAGAAGAGAGGTCCATAATTTGCAACGTTGGGAATTCATTAAAGGTTTGAAGGTGTTTTATGGTGCCAAAGAATCGGTTGGAATGCAATACAAGAAGTCGCAACTTAAGCAATTTCCCCAACCAGAAGGGGAAGGTATCAAATAGCCTATTCTTCCCAAGGTCTAGAATCTCTAGTGACGTGCAATTAGCCAATGACCTAGGCACTTGGCCTTCATGGAAAAACTGGTAATCTGAAATATCTAGAAGAAGTGGAGGGTTCCTTTTTTATCTTAAGAGGTAATACAAGTTTTTAACAAATATCTTTGTTGGCTGACTAGCAAGAAAATTTGGCTAGTCATAGAAAGATTGGTAACGAGAAAGTTAAAAGGAAAAGTGATACATGTTCTTAACACCCTTTGTTGATTATTAATCACAAATTCGTCTGAAGTTCAAAATTAGTTATAAAGTGTTTATCCATGCAAATATTGTTAATGTGAAAGTTTAAGTGAAAGTTGAGGTTCCTCGTAATACTCGTGTAATCACAAAATtgtttcatattaaaaaaaaaaaaaaatccctccaTTCATGGAAATATTGATAATTTGAAGGTTCAACAttgaagaataaataaaataaaattggcgATTGAATCGATCTCCANNNNNNNNNNNNNNNNNNNNNNNNNNNNNNNNNNNNNNNNNNNNNNNNNNNNNNNNNNNNNNNNNNNNNNNNNNNNNNNNNNNNNNNNNNNNNNNNNNNNNNNNNNNNNNNNNNNNNNNNNNNNNNNNNNNNNNNNNNNNNNNNNNNNNNNNNNNNNNNNNNNNNNNNNNNNNNNNNNNNNNNNNNNNNNNNNNNNNNNNNNNNNNNNNNNNNNNNNNNNNNNNNNNNNNNNNNNNNNNNNNNNNNNNNNNNNNNNNNNNNNNNNNNNNNNNNNNNNNNNNNNNNNNNNNNNNNNNNNNNNNNNNNNNNNNNNNNNNNNNNNNNNNNNNNNNNNNNNNNNNNNNNNNNNNNNNNNNNNNNNNNNNNNNNNNNNNNNNNNNNNNNNNNNNNNNNNNNNNNNNNNNNNNNNNNNNNNNNNNNNNNNNNNNNNNNNNNNNNNNNNNNNNNNNNNNNNNNNNNNNNNNNNNNNNNNNNNNNNNNNNNNNNNNNNNNNNNNNNNNNNNNNNNNNNNNNNNNNNNNNNNNNNNNNNNNNNNNNNNNNNNNNNNNNNNNNNNNNNNNNNNNNNNNNNNNNNNNNNNNNNNNNNNNNNNNNNNNNNNNNNNNNNNNNNNNNNNNNNNNNNNNNNNNNNNNNNNNNNNNNNNNNNNTACTAATTGGTGTTGGCCTAATTGGGTGGTTAAATGCCCATACTTTAAGTTGCAATTGGTGGACCTTGTAATTTTCATAAACTGCCACATGTTATGCAgaggaaaaccttttttttggATCTCATTGGTAagataagaaataaataatactAGGTATGCCTATTAAACCAGGATTTGTGACACTTAACCAAAGCCATTCTTTGTTCTGCATGTGTGTATTGGCATCTCCCACAAACAAAGACATGCGAATTAAGCCAAAGAGGAAAATGAGAATCCCAACAAAATAATCCTCCAAGTGAAAAATAAGTTAACAGCACAATGGCTAGTCAATGCACCTATGatacatccaaaaaaaaaaatttgttataaTTAGAAAATATTTCTTCAATGAGTTGAAAGGTTGTCAATAGCTCAAACATCTTTCAGATCTGATTCTGTTTTGAATTCCAACCACATATCCAAATATTAAAcagaaaattgaaatattttggcATGTATGAAAGATATTTGCGCCTCAGTGACTGTAGAAAAATTTACAAATACATGGTCTATTGAATTTAGTAAACAAAATTACTTATATTAAGATTGGATTACACAATAACAAGCTCAAGACAATCTTAAcaccccaagaaaaaaagttgCAAACTTATTTtcataaagaggaaaaaaaaaaaagatttttagaTCATCTCTCACCATCTTCTTTTGATCACTttgtcatcatcctctcaaTCTTCCTCCCTTGAACTTTCTCCGTCGCCCAATTGGTGCCAATCTAAAAATCCTTATTATCCACTCATCTTTGAAAATGATATATCCTATGACAAATCCAATTACCATACCGCATCCATAACCCATCAACATGAATTTCCAATCAAATTTGGAGTCATTTGTTGATCTCTCCCCTTGTGGACCTTGTGGTGGCATATCATCACTGGTAGCTCTGCATTTCCTTGATAAGGGAAAACCACATAATCCTGGATTTGCATTGTAAGAAGTGTTTGAAAACGTCTCCAATTGATTGCCTCGTGGTATAGGCCCCTCAAGATGATTTTGGGAGAGGTttaagaatgcaagaaaggtaAGATTAGCGAGTTGTCGAGGGATCTGGCCCGAGAGCTTGTTTTGTGAGAGATCCAATGACTCCAGCTCTGCCATGTTTCCCATCGATGATGGGATTTGGCCTACTAGGTCATTTTGAGACATGTTTAGAACCACAAGAGATGTAAGCTCTCCAATCACTTTTGGAATCTCCCCCTGGAATCTATTGTTGGATAGATCGAGAGCTGTGTAGATGGTCAAGATCCTCACTAGCTCCATTTCTAGACCTTTGTTCATGATTGTCACAGAGTCTCTGTAGTAGAAATCTCCAATATATTGTGGTTTCGAGTTGTTCCCTTTTTTAAACATCATTTCCTTGAAGCTTCGAAAGTATTCAACTGGAAAATTTCCTGTAAATGTATTGGAAGAGAGGTCCATTATTTGCAACATTGGGAATTCATTAAGGGTTGGAGGGTGTTGGATGGGACC is a genomic window of Macadamia integrifolia cultivar HAES 741 chromosome 13, SCU_Mint_v3, whole genome shotgun sequence containing:
- the LOC122059669 gene encoding receptor-like protein 33, whose product is MMFKKGNNSKPQYIGDFYYRDSVTIMNKGLEMELVRILTIYTALDLSNNRFQGEIPKVIGELTSLVVLNMSQNDLVGQIPSSMGNMAELESLDLSQNKLSGQIPRQLANLTFLAFLNLSQNHLEGPIPRGNQLETFSNTSYNANPGLCGFPLSRKCRATSDDMPPQGPQGERSTNDSKFDWKFMLMGYGCGMVIGFVIGYIIFKDEWIIRIFRLAPIGRRRKFKGGRLRG
- the LOC122059869 gene encoding receptor-like protein 7, which translates into the protein MGILPFAHLLLILSFFFFLLLLLLPQIQAAQESHICQHEQKSALLQFQQEFITDNISFSSWEPETDCCSWDGVTCNVTIGYVIGLDLSSDPYLFSYKLSGPIYSNSSLFGLHHLQRLNLAYKDFKLAPIPSEFDRLPSLTHLDLSHSNFYGQIPWEFSRLTRLVSLDLSYFSDYAKLERPNLKELIQNLTSLVELYLDGVDLSSPSPTQGSSDHWSQVLPQSLPNLRALSLINCGLSSPIHPSFSQLVFLEELRFDENYNLSLEVPNFLPANFSHLKTLSLRDCGLYGEFPNSLFRLPNLEILDVSINLLLNGQLPDFPLNNAFQYISLYRTNFSGAIPDSIRNLRFLKTLRLGDLQLGGCHFSRLVSPFLTNLTQLTELDLSHNSFTGSVPVFNKDNVPNLTKLFLSNNLLDGTIHSSLFTLPSLYELDLSNNQLTGRLDQLFHNSSLSSSSLEFMDLSGNKLNGQIPKSISQFSSLQSLYLSSNDFSGTVKLEDMFGNLEDLFFLDLSNNNLLSLEFGNTSSSFRPQLYELRLGSCHIKEFPNFLRTQEHLWELDLSNNQIQGHVPSWIWKEGLFYLNLSYNSLNTLERPLLLNFDSSSLSTLDLRNNKLKGSLQIPASSVTFF